Proteins from a genomic interval of Odontesthes bonariensis isolate fOdoBon6 chromosome 7, fOdoBon6.hap1, whole genome shotgun sequence:
- the LOC142384340 gene encoding vitellogenin-1-like, with the protein MRAVVFALALAFVSGQSPVFAPDFAAGKTYVYKYEAFLLGGLPEEGLARAGLKITSKVMIRNDVQNTYMLKLAEPELFEYSGIWPNDAPIPATKLTEKLASELKNPIKFEYTNGVVGRIHAPEGISTLVLNIHRGILNILQLNIKKTHNVYDLQEIGTQGVCKTLYSITEDIKAERIHLTKTRDMNNCQEKIMKDIGLAYTEKCDKCQQDNKNLRGTSSFTYTLKEVASGVMILKANVIELIQFSPFSEHSGTAQMETKQSLVFLEIQKEPLSSTNAEYHHRGSLKFEFSTELLQSPLQLIKITDLRVQIKELLDHLVTHNVESVNAHAPLKFLELIQILRAARYEDLAMSWDEYRQMSSHRRWLLDAIVVTGTPAALRFIKEKFLANELNFDEESQVLIAAVHMVSANTETIKIMETLTVDKKVLESPVLREIVLLGYGTMIFRNCSELAVCPTEYIKPIQERLDDAVAKRETEKIILLIKVLGNARHPATLKSITKIMPIHGTAAASLPMRVHAEAIMALRNFAKKESRMVQQLALQLYMDKDIHPELRMLSCIVLFETRPSMGLVTTLANNVKTEKNLQVASFTYSHMKSLSRSPSTIQSSVVAACRVAMKIMGPKICVLDRLSLRYSRAAHVDAYNSSLMIGAAVTGFYINDAATILPRSVLAKTRAFLAGAAADVLEIGVRTDGLQEALLKNPEFIDNADRITKMKRVIKALSQWRSMSISKPLASISVKVLGQEIAFANIDKAMIEQAVALASSNRTILEHGKHALKALLLTGVNVQYAKPVLATEVRRIMPTAAGLPMELSLHTAAVAAAVVKIKPKTSPPLPEDFKFGRLLETDIQLETEVRTSFAMNTYAVMGVNTAILQAALVSRARINYTGPAKITARLNIKEGDFKIEVLPVPLPENLTSVNIETFAVARNIEDTAADRITPLIPKKDLPSISSKVISSMIVSSAAVSAETLEDDVCKSNKTKARAFSKRYCVKNVGVGIKACFKVATENAASIRDIALYRMAGRHNLSLSLTPIESQGIERLDMEVKVGLKAVKRFIAQINRSEEILDSAPVLMRLNKILASNRNRSLSSSSSSSSASNRSSKTSSYSSSSSISSSSSNSSNSSTSKRSSSKKHSSSRSSSGSSKTSSASSLASLFIASLSSSLSSSWASKQVISLLKFHKNHRKQGVTSSAASISNSSASSFEAIYRQNELPDSGTAALAVIFRAVRADEKKQGYIVTAYLDKPTARVHMVIASLVRGNNWKLCADGVLLSKHKVTAKMTWGVECKQYDIMATSETGLVGPSPATRLRMSWQTLPSDLKRFGKMMYEYIPAKFLSDLIRAKHPNNTKRISFTIVASSERTIGFIAITPVNTVFNKTVSLPISLPLDEITSYLTPFEDVPDKVHYVFAKALAAECFSINYSLTTFNNRTYENKMVPSCYQVLAQDSTEELKFIVLHNRDSKEQNHINAKIADIDIDLYRMNSEVNVKVNSMEIPLTSLPYQHPKAKIDIRQSGNGVSVYAASHGLHEVYFDKNTWRIKVVDWMKGKTSGLCGKADGEVRQEYRTPNGRLTKNPVSFTHSWILPAESCRDTTECRLKHESVKLEKKINIHGEESTCYSVEPVLRCLPGCFPVKTTSVTVGFNCLPADSTPQSMSSIFESSVDLRENAEAHLACSCTAQCA; encoded by the exons ATGAGAGCGGTTGTGTTTGCCCTGGCTCTGGCCTTTGTGT cCGGACAAAGTCCTGTCTTTG CTCCTGACTTTGCTGCCGGTAAGACTTATGTGTACAAGTATGAGGCATTCCTCCTGGGAGGTCTCCCAGAGGAAGGTTTGGCAAGAGCCGGACTCAAAATCACGTCTAAAGTTATGATCAGAAATGACGTCCAAAACACATATATGCTGAAG CTTGCGGAACCTGAGCTCTTTGAGTATAGTGGCATTTGGCCAAATGATGCTCCAATCCCAGCAACCAAGCTGACTGAAAAGCTGGCATCTGAGCTCAAGAACCCCATCAAGTTTGAGTATACCAATGGTGTTGTGGGAAGAATCCATGCACCTGAAGGAATTTCAACTTTGGTGCTGAACATCCACAGAGGCATCCTGAATATCCTTCAGCTCAACATCAAGAAGACACACAATGTGTATGATTTACAGGAG ATCGGAACTCAGGGCGTGTGCAAGACCCTCTACTCCATCACTGAAGACATCAAGGCTGAACGCATCCATCTGACCAAGACCAGGGACATGAACAACTGTCAGGAAAAGATAATGAAAGACATTGGGTTAGCATACACTGAGAAATGTGACAAGTGCCAGCAG GACAACAAAAACCTGAGAGGTACCTCATCATTCACTTACACCTTGAAAGAAGTTGCAAGTGGTGTCATGATCCTGAAGGCAAACGTCATTGAGCTGATCCAGTTTTCACCTTTCTCTGAGCACAGCGGAACTGCTCAAATGGAGACCAA GCAGTCCTTGGTGTTCCTTGAGATTCAGAAAGAACCGTTGTCATCTACCAACGCTGAGTATCACCATCGGGGATCTCTCAAGTTTGAGTTCTCCACCGAACTTCTTCAGTCACCTCTTCAGCTCATCAAGATCACCGACCTACGGGTCCAG ATTAAAGAGCTTCTGGACCATCTGGTTACCCACAATGTGGAGAGTGTCAATGCACATGCCCCTCTGAAGTTTTTGGAATTGATTCAGATTCTCCGTGCAGCTCGCTATGAAGACCTAGCAATGTCCTGGGACGAATACAGACAGATGTCCTCCCACAG ACGCTGGCTCTTGGATGCCATCGTTGTCACTGGAACCCCTGCTGCTCTTAGATTCATCAAGGAGAAATTCCTGGctaatgaattgaattttgaTGAGGAATCTCAGGTTTTGATTGCAGCTGTTCACATGGTGTCAGCAAACACTGAGACTATCAAGATCATGGAG ACCCTGACAGTCGACAAAAAAGTATTGGAAAGCCCTGTTCTGCGTGAGATTGTCCTCCTTGGTTATGGTACCATGATTTTCAGAAACTGCTCTGAGTTAGCCGTCTGTCCTACCGAGTACATAAAG CCCATCCAGGAACGTCTTGATGACGCTGTTGCTAAGCGTGAGACCGAGAAGATCATCCTGCTTATAAAGGTTTTGGGAAATGCGCGACACCCTGCTACTCTCAAGTCAATCACAAAGATCATGCCCATTCATGGcactgctgctgcatctctgcCAATGAGAGTCCATGCTGAAGCCATCATGGCCCTGAGGAACTTTGCAAAGAAGGAGTCAAGAATG GTCCAGCAATTGGCTCTTCAGCTCTACATGGACAAAGATATTCATCCAGAGCTTCGTATGCTTTCCTGCATCGTCCTGTTTGAAACAAGGCCTTCAATGGGATTGGTGACAACTCTTGCCAACAATGTGAAGACAGAGAAAAATTTGCAGGTTGCCAGCTTTACTTATTCTCACATGAAGTCCCTGAGCAGGAGCCCCTCCACAATCCAGTCCTCAGT TGTTGCTGCTTGCAGGGTTGCCATGAAAATCATGGGTCCTAAGATATGTGTGCTGGACAGACTGAGTTTACGTTACAGCAGAGCTGCCCATGTGGATGCCTACAACA GTTCCTTGATGATTGGCGCTGCTGTCACTGGTTTCTACATCAATGACGCCGCCACCATTCTGCCAAGGTCTGTTTTAGCCAAGACCAGAGCCTTCcttgctggagctgctgctgatgtTCTGGAG ATTGGAGTGAGAACTGATGGACTACAAGAGGCACTTCTGAAAAACCCTGAATTTATTGACAATGCTGACAGGATCACCAAGATGAAGCGTGTCATTAAAGCT CTCTCTCAGTGGAGGTCCATGAGCATCAGCAAGCCTCTGGCTTCTATCAGTGTCAAGGTCTTAGGACAAGAAATTGCCTTCGCAAACATTGACAAAGCCATGATTGAACAGGCTGTTGCG TTGGCCAGTAGTAATAGAACTATTCtggaacatggaaaacatgctcTCAAGGCTCTGTTGCTGACTGGTGTCAACGTCCAGTATGCTAAGCCTGTGTTGGCCACTGAGGTGCGACGTATCATGCCTACTGCTGCTGGTCTTCCAATGGAGCTCAGTCTGCACACTGCCGCTGTGGCTGCAGCTGTGGTTAAAA TCAAGCCCAAAACTTCACCACCTTTGCCAGAAGACTTCAAATTCGGACGCCTGCTGGAGACAGACATACAGCTTGAGACTGAAGTCAGAACAAG TTTTGCCATGAACACATATGCTGTGATGGGAGTTAACACTGCCATTCTTCAGGCTGCCCTGGTGTCAAGAGCCAGAATCAACTACACTGGACCTGCTAAAATCACTGCAAGACTTAACATAAAAGAGGGCGACTTTAAGATCGAAGTCCTTCCTGTTCCTCTGCCAGAAAACCTTACATCTGTGAA TATCGAGACCTTTGCTGTGGCAAGAAACATTGAGGATACTGCTGCTGACAGAATCACTCCACTCATTCCTAAGAAAGACTTGCCGTCCATCTCAAGCAAGGTTATCTCATCTATGATCGTTTCTTCTGCTGCCGTCTCTGCTGAG ACCCTGGAGGATGACGTTTGCAAGTCCAACAAAACTAAAGCTCGTGCATTTTCCAAGAGGTACTGTGTTAAGAATGTTGGGGTTGGAATCAAAGCCTGTTTCAAGGTTGCCACCGAAAATGCTGCTTCAATCCGGGACATTGCCCTGTACAGAATGGCTGGACGGCAcaacctctctctctctctcacaccaA TTGAAAGTCAAGGCATTGAGAGACTGGACATGGAGGTTAAAGTGGGGTTAAAGGCTGTCAAAAGGTTCATTGCACAGATCAACCGGAGCGAAGAAATCCTCGATAGTGCACCAGTCCTGATGAGGCTAAACAAAATCCTGGCTTCGAACAGAAACCGCTCCTTATCCTCCTCTAGCTCCAGCAGCTCTGCCTCAAATCGTTCTTCCAAGACCTCCTCTTACAGTTCCAGTTCCAgtatcagcagcagcagcagcaatagCAGCAATAGCAGCACCAGTAAGAGAAGCAGCAGCAAAAAACACAGTTCCTCAAGATCTTCCAGTGGTTCATCCAAGACCAGCTCTGCATCAAGCCTTGCATCGCTCTTCATTGCCAGTTTAAGTTCTTCTCTCTCCAGTTCTTGGGCCTCAAAG CAAGTGATTTCACTCCTGAAGTTCCACAAGAATCACAGGAAGCAG GGTGTCACCTCATCAGCGGCTTCCATTAGCAATAGCAGTGCCTCAAGCTTTGAAGCCATCTACAGACAG AATGAATTGCCTGACAGTGGGACCGCCGCCTTAGCCGTCATCTTCCGTGCTGTTAGAGCTGATGAGAAGAAGCAGGGATATATAGTTACTGCCTACTTAGACAAACCAACTGCCAGAGTTCACATGGTCATTGCTTCCCTGGTTCGTGGAAACAACTGGAAGCTCTGTGCCGATGGAGTTCTGTTGAGCAAGCACAAAGTGACA GCTAAAATGACTTGGGGAGTAGAATGCAAGCAGTACGACATCATGGCTACATCCGAAACTGGTCTTGTTGGTCCAAGCCCTGCAACTCGTCTTAGAATGTCCTGGCAAACACTCCCATCTGATCTTAAACGCTTTGGAAAGAT gATGTATGAATACATTCCTGCTAAATTTCTGTCCGACTTGATCCGAGCTAAGCATCCAAACAACACCAAGAGGATTTCATTCACTATTGTTGCATCATCTGAAAGGACCATTGGCTTCATTGCAATAACACCAGTG AATACTGTCTTCAACAAAACTGTGAGTcttcccatctctctgccccttgaTGAGATCACATCATACCTCACCCCCTTTGAAGATGTCCCTGATAAAGTCCACTATGTGTTTGCCAAGGCTCTTGCAG cTGAATGCTTCTCCATTAATTATTCACTGACCACATTCAACAACCGGACATACGAGAACAAGATGGTACCCTCTTGCTACCAGGTTTTGGCACAAGACAGCACCGAGGAGCTGAAATTCATTGTTCTGCACAACAGGGATTCCAAGGAGCAAAACCACATCAATGCCAAAATTGCTGACAT AGATATTGACCTCTACCGCATGAACAGTGAAGTGAATGTGAAGGTCAATAGCATGGAAATACCCCTCACCAGCCTGCCCTACCAGCATCCAAAAG CTAAAATCGATATCAGACAAAGTGGAAATGGTGTTTCGGTTTATGCAGCCAGCCATGGTCTTCATGAAGTCTACTTTGACAAGAACACATGGAGG ATTAAAGTTGTGGACTGGATGAAAGGCAAGACCTCTGGACTCTGCGGAAAAGCCGATGGGGAGGTCAGACAGGAATACCGCACACCCAACGGACGCCTGACCAAGAACCCAGTCAGCTTCACTCATTCCTGGATTCTGCCAGCAGAGAGCTGCAGGGACACCACTG aatGCCGTCTGAAGCATGAATCTGTGAAGCTGGAGAAGAAGATAAATATCCACGGGGAGGAGTCCACATGCTACTCTGTTGAACCTGTGCTGCGCTGTCTGCCCGGCTGCTTCCCGGTGAAGACCACCTCTGTCACTGTTGGCTTCAACTGTCTGCCTGCAG ATTCCACTCCTCAGAGTATGAGCAGCATCTTCGAAAGCAGTGTGGACCTGAGGGAAAATGCAGAGGCTCATCTTGCCTGCAGCTGCACTGCTCAGTGTGCTTAA